In a single window of the Nycticebus coucang isolate mNycCou1 chromosome 13, mNycCou1.pri, whole genome shotgun sequence genome:
- the YWHAZ gene encoding 14-3-3 protein zeta/delta yields the protein MDKNELVQKAKLAEQAERYDDMAACMKSVTEQGAELSNEERNLLSVAYKNVVGARRSSWRVVSSIEQKTEGAEKKQQMAREYREKIETELRDICNDVLSLLEKFLIPNASQAESKVFYLKMKGDYYRYLAEVAAGDDKKGIVDQSQQAYQEAFEISKKEMQPTHPIRLGLALNFSVFYYEILNSPEKACSLAKTAFDEAIAELDTLSEESYKDSTLIMQLLRDNLTLWTSDTQGDEAEAGEGGEN from the exons ATGGATAAAAATGAGCTGGTTCAGAAGGCCAAACTGGCCGAGCAGGCTGAGCGATATGATGACATGGCAGCCTGCATGAAGTCTGTAACTGAGCAAGGAGCTGAATTATCCAACGAGGAGAGGAATCTTCTCTCAGTTGCTTATAAGAATGTTGTAGGAGCCCGTAGGTCATCTTGGAGGGTCGTCTCAAGTATTGAGCAAAAGACGGAAGGTGCTGAGAAAAAACAGCAGATGGCTCGAGAATACAGAGAGAAAATTGAAACCGAGCTAAGAGATATCTGCAATGATGTACTG tcCCTTTTGGAAAAGTTCTTGATTCCCAATGCTTCACAAGCAGAGAGCAAAGTCttctatttgaaaatgaaaggagATTACTACCGTTACTTGGCTGAGGTTGCTGCTGGTGATGATAAGAAAG GAATTGTGGATCAGTCACAACAGGCGTACCAAGAAGCTTTTGAAATCAGCAAAAAGGAAATGCAGCCAACACATCCTATCAGATTGGGTCTAGCCCTTAACTTCTCTGTCTTCTATTATGAGATTCTGAACTCCCCAGAGAAAGCCTGCTCTCTTGCAAAGACA GCTTTTGATGAAGCCATTGCTGAACTTGATACATTAAGTGAAGAGTCATACAAAGACAGCACGCTAATAATGCAATTGCTGAGAGACAACTTGACA tTGTGGACATCGGATACCCAGGGAGatgaagctgaagcaggagaaggaggggaaaatTAA